The Dehalobacter sp. DCM sequence AAGGCATGACTGGATTTATGACAGAAAAAAATGGTATACTTAAACTATTGAGCGCGAAAATTGATCTTTTAAGTCCTTTGCATACCCTTAGCAGGGGCTATTCACTGGCCTATGATTCCGAGACAAAACTGCTTAAATCCGTCCAGCAGGCAGCTGTTGGCGATTTTATCAACCTGCGGCTCAGCGATGGGGATATCGGTTGCAGCGTGATGCACGTTCATCCGGAGAGACCATCAAGTGACTACCCATTAGAGGAGAAGTACAATGAAAAAAAGTGAGGCCAAACAAAACACGATAAAATTTGAAGCGGGTATCGAACGTCTGGAACAGATCGTCAGCGCGCTGGATCGCAACAATGTCGAGCTCGATCAAGCCTTGGCACTGTTTGCTGAGGGAATCCAACTGATCAAGCAATGCAATGCTCTTTTGGATTCTGCCGAAGCGAAAGTCAAAGTGTTGGTGGAAGATAGCAGCGGCGAATTGATTGTTACTGAAAATACCTAGGAGAAGCAACAGAATATGTTTCAAAAACAATACAATGATTACTTAGATAAAATTGAAGGGTATTTGGATGCGCTTCCTCTCGATAGCTCTCTCTTGGCCAAAAGTATGAAATATTCGGTGGTCGGCGGCGGCAAGCGGATACGTCCTGTGCTTGCCTTAGCCTGTGCTGACCTTGTCGGCGGCTGTTCTGAAAAAATTGTTGGAGAAGCTTCCGCTCTGGAATTGATCCATACGTATTCGCTAATTCACGATGATTTACCGTCGATGGACAATGACGACTATCGGAGAGGTAAACTTTCCAATCATAAAATGTTCGGTGAGGCCGCTGCCATATTGGCTGGCGATGCGTTGCTGACCTATGCTTTTGAATTAATAGCCAAGCCGGTAAAAGGAGATGAAGGCAAAAAGCTGAGGGTCGTATTGGAAACCGCGCAGGCGGCAGGCTGGCAGGGAATGGTCGCAGGACAAAGTCTGGACACCCTGGGGAGTTTAGACAACACGACGCTTTCCGATATTGAACATGTTCATAACCTGAAGACAGGAGCACTGCTCAAAGCATCCGCTCGCCTTGGTGCAATTCTAGGCGGAGGATCGGAACAAGAGATCTCGGTCTTATCGTCGTATGCGCTTGAGCTGGGATTAGCATTTCAAATTAAAGACGATATTTTGGACGTTGTCGGGGAAAGTGCCGATTTAGGGAAGTCGGCAGGTAAGGATGAAAAGTCAGGGAAGCCGACGTACACGACGTTATTGGGTTTAGATGGAGCGCGTGTTAAGCTGGAGGAGTCCATTGCCAAGGCGAAAGACCATTTGCAGTACTTTGGAGCAAAGGCCGATTTTTTACGATCATTGGCTGATTATACCGCCCAGAGAAAGAACTGAAGGATTAGGTAGCATATTAAAGAGGATGAAGAATAATGAGCGTATTATCTGCACTGTGGAGCAACCAAATTTTATGGACGTCCCTCTTAGCTTGGATTTTAGCCCAAATTGCTAAGATCGTCATCAACTTCTTTTTAGAAAAGAAGTGGGATTTTGATTTGCTGACGAGCTCCGGTGGTTTTCCCAGTTCCCACACAGCAATTGTCTGTGCACTGGCTATAGGCATAGGCCAAGCTGAAGGGTGGAATTCGTCGTTATTTGCTATCGCTGTCGCCCTGGCCGTCATTGTTATGTACGATGCCGCCGGTGTAAGACGCGCTACGGGGAACCATGCCAGGATCATCAATCACCTTGTGGAATGGATGCGGCAGCACCCGACTGACTTTTTGGGTTATAATATTCAGGAAGAAAGATTTAAGGAACTCATTGGACATACTCCCTTTGAAGTCTTTGGCGGTGCGATCCTGGGATGTGCTATCGGACTTATCTTCTAGAAGAATCATATGATGTTGCAGGTAGCTGATCAGAATCAAACGCGTTTAGGCAAAAGAAAGCAGGAAATAGCCTTGGCTCGGAAGAAACAAAGTATCAAATATATTATCGCCGTATTCTTTGCAACATTTGCAATCGCTTTACTCCTGGGGAGTGGAGCAGAAGCCTTCCTCCGGTTTTTCCCAGTGAGCCTGACCTGGATACTTTTACTATGTGTCATCGCCGTTGGTATCTTATTTGATATTATCGGTATTGCCGTAGCGGCCGGCGATGAAGCACCGCACCATGCGCGGGCTGCGAAAAAAGTATTCGGTGCAAAACAGTCCATTTATTTGATCAAGCATGCCGACAAAGTAGCTAATTTCGCCAATGATATTGTTGGCGATATTACCGGGACACTCAGCGGCGCGATGGGAGCCACCATCATTCTGAGTTTGGCAGTCAAATTTCCCGTTTTAAGTACATGGAAGATTTATTTGAATGTCCTGCTTCTGGCATTGATTGCCTCGCTTACAGTCGCAGGCAAAGCCTGGGGGAAAGCGATAGCAATCAATGAAGCAAACCGGATCATCGCGATTACGGGCAGGATCATTGCCAGCTTGGAAAAGCTGACCGGATTATATTTCACTAAAAGCAAACGGGGAGGAAAGTAATTTGCGGCTTTTAGACATAGTAGAGTCTCCCACAGACCTGAAGAAAATGAATATAAGTGACCTGACAATACTTGCAGAAGATATCCGTCAGGAAATGATAGATATAGTTTCCGTCAATGGTGGTCATCTGGCGTCCAACCTCGGTGTTGTCGAACTCACTTTGGCTTTGCATCGCGTATTTGACTGCCCAGCCGATAAAATTATCTGGGATGTCGGGCATCAATCCTACGTCCATAAATTGTTGACCGGCAGAAAAGAAGAGTTCAAAACCATACGCCAGTTTCATGGTTTAGCCGGTTTCCCCAAAAGGAGCGAAAGTGAGTGCGATTGTTTTGATACCGGGCATGCCAGTACGTCGATCTCAGCAGCTTTGGGCTTTGCCAAAGCCAGGGATATTAAGAAGGAAAACTATCATGTCATCGCGGTAATCGGCGATGGTGCAATGAGCGGCGGAATGGCTTATGAAGCACTCAATCAGGCCGGTAACAGCGACAGCAACCTGATTATCGTTCTCAACGATAATGAAATGTTTATCTCAGAGAATGTGGGCGCGATGTCTTCCTATTTGAATAAAATACGGACAGCACCAACGTATGATAAAAAGAAAAAAGATCTCCAGAACTTCTTGAAAAATATTCCGGGAATAGGTGATTCTGTAGCAAAAGCGGCAGGAAAGGCGAAAGATGGATTGAAATACTTCCTCGTTCCCGGTATGGTTTTTGAAGAGCTGGGACTGACTTACTTAGGTCCAATCAACGGACATGACATTTCTGCGTTGGAAATGGTATTTAACCAGGCCAAACAAAAGAAAGGGCCGGTAATCATTCATGTGAAAACCTGTAAAGGTCAGGGTTATGAACCGGCAAAACAATATCCGGATATTTTCCACGGTGTTGGGCCCTTTGCCAAAGAAACGGGGGAAGTGCTCAAAAAGGAGGCGCCGCCGACCTATACAAAGATTTTCGGTGAAACGATCTGTGAATTGGCTCAGACTGATGAACGTATTGTGGCAGTAACGGCAGCAATGGGTTCAGGAACAGGACTGAACGAGTTTGGCAGTCGATTTCCGGAACGATTTTTTGATGTGGGCATTGCCGAACCACATGCCGTGACGTTTGCTGCCGCTTTAGCTTTAGCCGGGCTTAAACCGGTTGTATCGATGTATTCCACATTTTATCAGCGCGCTTATGATCAGGTCCTGCACGATGTGTGCCTGCAGAATGCCAAAGTTGTTTTTGCGGTAGACAGGGCAGGGATCGTCGGTGAGGACGGGCCCACCCATCACGGTATTTTTGATATTTCTTTTTTCAGGGCGATACCCAACTTGACGCTGATGGCGCCTAAAGACGAAAATGAATTGAAACAGATGATTTACACGGCATTCACCTTCGATAACCCGGTTGCCGTTCGTTATCCGCGGTCAGCCGGTGTTGGCGTGGCGATGGATACGACGTATGAAATCCTGCCCAAAGGTAAAGCAGAGCTCTTGCGGGAAGGCAGTGATGTGACGCTCATCGGCTTTGGGCCTGTTGTTAATATCTGTCTCAAAGCAGCAGAAAGTTTGGAGTCACAGGGGATCCAGGCAGGTGTCGTTAATCTGCGTTTTATTAATCCGATTGACAGAGATCTGATTGTTTCGCAGTCTCAGCTCACAGGCAGAATCGTCACAGTGGAAGATCATATTTTGGCCGGCGGCATGGGAAGTGCGGTAATGGAAGTATTGGATTCTGAAGGGATCGAAGGAATTATTGTCGAACGGATTGGGTACGCAAGTTATATCGAGCATGGCGCACTATCCGAACTATATGAAGAATACGGCATAACCGCGGAAGGAATCGAAAACGCAGCTAAGAAAATTCGTGATCGCCACGTCCCGACAAGAAAATGATGATAAAACATACAACGATACATTGAAATTGACAAGGATGAAGACACTGTGGCCAAAAATAAGATACGGCTGGATCTGCTGCTGGTTGAAAAAGGGCTGGTTGAAAGCAGAGAAAAAGCAAAATCACTGATTATGGCAGGAAAGGTCTATAAGGAAAACATTTGCCTGGATAAACCGGGGACGATGGTGCAGTCGGATACGGACCTCATTCTCAAGGGAGAGGTTCACCCCTTTGTATCCCGCGGCGGCTTAAAATTGGCCAAAGCGATCACGGTATTCGATTTAGACTTAAAGGATAAAGTCATTGCTGACATTGGGGCTTCAACCGGAGGATTTACGGATTGTGCACTGCAGAACGGCGCCGCCAAGGTGTATGCCATTGATGTCGGATACGGCCAGCTAGCCTGGAAGCTGCGGCAAGATAATCGCGTTGTTTGTCTGGAAAGAACCAATGCGCGGTATTTGAGTGAAAATACGCTTGGGGAAAAGGTGGATTGGGTCGTCTGTGATGTTTCTTTTATTTCTTTGACTAAAATTTTTGCGGCAATGACAGTGATCCTGAAGGAACACGGGCAGGCCTTGGTTCTGATAAAACCTCAGTTTGAAGCCGGACCGGAGAATGTTGGGAAGAACGGTGTGGTAAGAGATCCCAAAATACACCGGGACGTGCTGGAAAAGGTTCTGTCAGAGGCTGAACATCAAGGTTTTCAAGTCATCGGGCTTGATTTTTCTCCCATCCGCGGTCCGGAGGGCAACATTGAATTTTTAGCCTGGCTTAGAAAAAATAGTGACGGGAATTCCACTCAGGGCAGAGAAGATCAGAACACAGGGTTAGACGACATGAGTGAAAAGAATGAACGCGATTGGCCATCACAGCTCAGTGAATTGGTCGAGCGGGCTCAGATGAGAACGGAGTGAGAGTATGGCGAATCGAGTTGGAATATGGGCAAATCAATCCAGGATCAATACCAACAGCCTGATCCCTCAGCTTATTAATTGGTTCACAGGCCAAGGATGGGAAACGGTACCGCAATGGGACGAAAAACTGGATGAAAATGTCGACTTTATATTATCTCTTGGCGGCGACGGTACTGTACTCGGAGCGGCTCGGGAGGCTTCCCGTTTTCATATTCCGGTGTTAGGCGTCAATTTCGGGAAGCTCGGATTCCTTTGCGAAATTGAACGCGGAGAAATATATACCGCCTTAAAAAAGGTTCTGCGGCAGGAATACGCCATCGAAGAGCGGCTGATGTTAAATGTCTCGTACATTAAAGACGGTGAAAAATTTCAGGAAATCACCTTGAATGATGTTGTCTTTATTCGGGATAACGAGGATGCGCTTGTTACCCTTCAAGTAAAACTATCCGGAGAACCGATTGCCAGCCCGCCTTCAGACGGACTAATTATTGCGACACCAACGGGCTCTACTGCCTACTCGTTATCTGCCGGAGGACCAGTGGTCAGTCCGGATGTGCAGGCTGTACTGATAACACCATTAGCTGCGCATGCCCTGTCATCGCGGCCGATGGTTGTATCCTATAAAGAAAAAATCGATGTTATCTTGACCAAAGGCAATCATGCCAGGGTGACTTCGGATGGGAAATTCATCGTTCTTATGAACCAGGGCGATCACATCCAAATCGAGACGGCACCCATCAGAGCACGGTTTATTCGATTAGGGGAAAGGAGCTTCCCTAAAGTTGTCCGGGAAAAGCTCAGGGACCGTTGGCATGAATGACAAGGGAATTGAAAATACACAGACACTATTAAAATCGTACTTACAAAATAGAATCAAAGCAGGGGATATTGTCGTTGATGCGACAGCCGGTCGGGGGAAGGATACATTATTCCTGGCCGAGTGCGTCGGACCGCTGGGAAAGGTATATGCTTTTGATATTCAGGAAGACGCGATTGCTTCTACCCGGGAACTCTTAACGGAATACCAGCTGATGGACAGAGTAGCCTTATTCTTAGAAAGTCATTCTGAGATAGACAAAATCGTTCCTACAGGGATAAAAGCGGTCATCTTTAATCTGGGCTATTTACCTGGCAGCAATCAGCAGGTTACGACACATCCGGAGACTACCATTCAAGCAATTGAGGCCGGGGTAAGATTGTTAACTGAAAAAGGACTGATTGTTCTTACGGTATACCGCGGGCATGATCAGGGTGCAGCGGAATCAGCCAGTTTGAATACGTATTTGGCCGGACTTCCCAAGAAGGATTTCAGCGTTCTGCAGGGAATTTATCTTAACCAAGGCGACGCATCGCCTTACTGGCTGATCATTCAGAAAAACAGGGGGTAGTGGATAGTGAAAACGCGCCGCCAGAAAAAAATTCAGGAACTCATCACGAGTGAAGTGATCAAAACCCAGGAAGAGCTGGCCCAGCGTCTGCTGGAAGAAGGATATAATGTCACGCAAGCCACCGTATCCAGGGATATTAAAGAAATGGGTCTGTTTAAGATAGCCGCTTCCGGTGACGAGTATCGCTATGCCATACGGACCGAAACACAGCCGGTCGGGTTCAAGGACAGGCTGAATCGGATGTTCAAAGAAGTTGTCGTTTCCTTGGATAGCAGTGAGAATATCATTGTGATAAAAACGATTCCCGGCAATGCGCAGGCGATGGCACTGCTTCTGGACAATATTGGCTGGAAGGAAGTCATCGGGACCGTTGCCGGTGATGATACCATTTTCCTTTTAGTTAAGCCCAAAGAAATGACCCAAACCGTTTACCAGCGGCTGTCGGAATTGATATAGAGGAGGAGCCTTATGCTGGAAGAACTGCACATCAAGGATTTTGCGCTCATGGAAGATGTTCATTTAACATTTAATGATGGCATGACCGTATTTACAGGCGAGACCGGAGCAGGAAAATCGATGTTGGTCGATGCTTTGGGAATCCTGTTAGGGGGCAGGGCCAGCACTGAATTTCTCCGACATGGCAAAGACAAAGCATGTATCGA is a genomic window containing:
- the xseB gene encoding exodeoxyribonuclease VII small subunit — its product is MKKSEAKQNTIKFEAGIERLEQIVSALDRNNVELDQALALFAEGIQLIKQCNALLDSAEAKVKVLVEDSSGELIVTENT
- a CDS encoding polyprenyl synthetase family protein — protein: MFQKQYNDYLDKIEGYLDALPLDSSLLAKSMKYSVVGGGKRIRPVLALACADLVGGCSEKIVGEASALELIHTYSLIHDDLPSMDNDDYRRGKLSNHKMFGEAAAILAGDALLTYAFELIAKPVKGDEGKKLRVVLETAQAAGWQGMVAGQSLDTLGSLDNTTLSDIEHVHNLKTGALLKASARLGAILGGGSEQEISVLSSYALELGLAFQIKDDILDVVGESADLGKSAGKDEKSGKPTYTTLLGLDGARVKLEESIAKAKDHLQYFGAKADFLRSLADYTAQRKN
- a CDS encoding divergent PAP2 family protein, which gives rise to MSVLSALWSNQILWTSLLAWILAQIAKIVINFFLEKKWDFDLLTSSGGFPSSHTAIVCALAIGIGQAEGWNSSLFAIAVALAVIVMYDAAGVRRATGNHARIINHLVEWMRQHPTDFLGYNIQEERFKELIGHTPFEVFGGAILGCAIGLIF
- the dxs gene encoding 1-deoxy-D-xylulose-5-phosphate synthase gives rise to the protein MRLLDIVESPTDLKKMNISDLTILAEDIRQEMIDIVSVNGGHLASNLGVVELTLALHRVFDCPADKIIWDVGHQSYVHKLLTGRKEEFKTIRQFHGLAGFPKRSESECDCFDTGHASTSISAALGFAKARDIKKENYHVIAVIGDGAMSGGMAYEALNQAGNSDSNLIIVLNDNEMFISENVGAMSSYLNKIRTAPTYDKKKKDLQNFLKNIPGIGDSVAKAAGKAKDGLKYFLVPGMVFEELGLTYLGPINGHDISALEMVFNQAKQKKGPVIIHVKTCKGQGYEPAKQYPDIFHGVGPFAKETGEVLKKEAPPTYTKIFGETICELAQTDERIVAVTAAMGSGTGLNEFGSRFPERFFDVGIAEPHAVTFAAALALAGLKPVVSMYSTFYQRAYDQVLHDVCLQNAKVVFAVDRAGIVGEDGPTHHGIFDISFFRAIPNLTLMAPKDENELKQMIYTAFTFDNPVAVRYPRSAGVGVAMDTTYEILPKGKAELLREGSDVTLIGFGPVVNICLKAAESLESQGIQAGVVNLRFINPIDRDLIVSQSQLTGRIVTVEDHILAGGMGSAVMEVLDSEGIEGIIVERIGYASYIEHGALSELYEEYGITAEGIENAAKKIRDRHVPTRK
- a CDS encoding TlyA family RNA methyltransferase; translated protein: MAKNKIRLDLLLVEKGLVESREKAKSLIMAGKVYKENICLDKPGTMVQSDTDLILKGEVHPFVSRGGLKLAKAITVFDLDLKDKVIADIGASTGGFTDCALQNGAAKVYAIDVGYGQLAWKLRQDNRVVCLERTNARYLSENTLGEKVDWVVCDVSFISLTKIFAAMTVILKEHGQALVLIKPQFEAGPENVGKNGVVRDPKIHRDVLEKVLSEAEHQGFQVIGLDFSPIRGPEGNIEFLAWLRKNSDGNSTQGREDQNTGLDDMSEKNERDWPSQLSELVERAQMRTE
- a CDS encoding NAD(+)/NADH kinase, producing MANRVGIWANQSRINTNSLIPQLINWFTGQGWETVPQWDEKLDENVDFILSLGGDGTVLGAAREASRFHIPVLGVNFGKLGFLCEIERGEIYTALKKVLRQEYAIEERLMLNVSYIKDGEKFQEITLNDVVFIRDNEDALVTLQVKLSGEPIASPPSDGLIIATPTGSTAYSLSAGGPVVSPDVQAVLITPLAAHALSSRPMVVSYKEKIDVILTKGNHARVTSDGKFIVLMNQGDHIQIETAPIRARFIRLGERSFPKVVREKLRDRWHE
- a CDS encoding class I SAM-dependent methyltransferase, producing the protein MSGKSSGTVGMNDKGIENTQTLLKSYLQNRIKAGDIVVDATAGRGKDTLFLAECVGPLGKVYAFDIQEDAIASTRELLTEYQLMDRVALFLESHSEIDKIVPTGIKAVIFNLGYLPGSNQQVTTHPETTIQAIEAGVRLLTEKGLIVLTVYRGHDQGAAESASLNTYLAGLPKKDFSVLQGIYLNQGDASPYWLIIQKNRG
- the argR gene encoding arginine repressor; protein product: MKTRRQKKIQELITSEVIKTQEELAQRLLEEGYNVTQATVSRDIKEMGLFKIAASGDEYRYAIRTETQPVGFKDRLNRMFKEVVVSLDSSENIIVIKTIPGNAQAMALLLDNIGWKEVIGTVAGDDTIFLLVKPKEMTQTVYQRLSELI